The sequence GGGGGATGGGTCTGAAGTAGTTGGGGAAGATGGAGAGGAAGGAACGGGGAATGAAGGGGGTGGCATGCAAGGCTCGCACATGCTGAGCAGAACATTGGCCTCATTGACAAAAACACCCTCCCGATTCATGCCCCATCTCCTCCACAGTTTGCCTCATCACGCGTGTACAGTACATTCAATATGTGGCGTCAGCGTAGATTCAATCGCCCACAGTATATTGCTTTTCGAAGCCCAGTGTTCTTTTATTATCACTTTCGATCGTTCATGCATCGGGCAGCTGCAGATGGGTGCGTCATTTACATTAGAAAACCTGGTGTGAAAGTAGAAGTCGGGGGTTTGATTACGACACAGTCTGGCCTGCATCCACCACACCCACACGGCACACGTTAGATGTTTATCTTGGTCGATGCAAAATACCCGCACCCGATGGAATGTGAGGATCTTTTAACAGGCACGCAACTGGTTTTGTCATTCTGCATCGTAACCGGTACAATGAGAAATTGTCAGCATCTAATCGGCGTTGTGTCAAAATGAAGTCAcgtcaaatttatttatatagtccgTAATCACAATAGAGGCTCAAAAGGCTAAAGTAGGGGTCAAAGAGGCATTTTaagccaaataaataataaaataaatgtgtctggagccacaaaactttgaacattgtgataagTGAAACAGTGATACTGAAGGCCCAATATTTTGAGATTCATTTACTTCTACCTAATGGTCTTCTGTTTTTGgattatattttctttccagacttactttttttttatatatatatttttactagACATTTGTGCCTTTCTGTCAACTTTctgacattttcagcaatttttatggacatattatggtaattttctgcctctcttcttcctttttttttgtggacatcttttatggtaatttgggggattttgttttgggacattttatagttactctgaacattttcttttctgcctttttctcactttaaaaaaaaaataaattaattaattttctgactttttggcaattccaaacacattttaaggtaattttctgcctttcttcttttgttttaggacattttatggtcagttTATGAACGCTTTCTTTTataccttttttaaaataaaatttctgactttttttgggtCGATtgtgtgtacattttatggtcattttctgcttttcctcttcctttctggacattttatggtcactttttggacattgtttcgtatttattttttttaattttttttttaaatctatattCCGTCTCTTTCTGACAACTTCCATATTTGGACTCTggcatttttgaatatttaattaattattgatttgacataaattattaattaaggttttcatctaaaaaaataaataaaataaatctataaaaatatattaatttctacattttttttaaagtattttttttagagctccaCAGGCAGCCACAGGTGAGGGACTAAAGACCCATATGTAGCTctagagccgcaggttgcagacccctgggcTAAAGAGACcgacagttgacaaatattaccGACATTCTGGGCTGTAAAACTCCCAAGAGGGCAAGAAGGAAGtcaccccattttttttttcattacaatgaTATGTTGTATGCAcaaccactagtctaaacacggcattctgattattattacgtttggggaatataaattaagcagcaaaatcgacTCATTTTATTCATCACAGGGAGCGGCCATCTTGCCCCTTACTTGATCACGAGGTTGCTCAGCTCACCTggttctgagtttggtcatgtgacatttggagGCTGATCCATGATTGGTAATAGGTAAAGATTTATCAATGGCATACTATTTTCAATTGTCCAATTTTGTTTATAAGGCTTGAGTCTGAATCTGCTACGTAGTGTTTTCACTGTATGTATACCGCATAATCACCATCTCATGTCATCCACTTGTAGCTTCAATACAAACGAATGAGTTGATATCTGGTTATAAATTGGCATTTGCTTTAGTGAAACTAACATGAAGTCAAAGAAGTCACTTAAATTAAGCTGAAATAGACCcacattatactgtacatatagaCAAATATCTCCTCAatatgtcctcattctgttggataaagacgtattttggtccttaCAATGTAGTATGTACAAGAACGCACGCGcgtgtgtggatgtgtgtgtgttaaaatcTACAACCAAAATACATTGAGGGTTTCTTTGAGATCTTTGAGTCcagctcataaaaaaaatgggagcaaaaacacaaGCGTTACGTTCATATTTTAAATttctattagggctgcacgatattggaaaaacatgcgatgtgcgatatacttgctgaacatagcgatatcgatattattgcgatatttaacatgtacctaaagaaatttcatttttattacctaatgaaagaaaaaaattttttcatgtggcaaaataagcaaccttaatatAATCTTagtaaattaattgtaattatatcttgataattttcaactgttGAAtgacgatgcacattttagttagcatgtgactggtcaaattcatataaaaagcataaaattccatataaaactgattgcatgcctttgcgatatggatattgcaagggccaatatcgcgatatcgatatttttccgatatattgtgcagccctaatttctATTTtgatatttagttgattttctgaaaatataaataaattattttctcaGCTCCTTTATGTATCCGCCAAACTCTCCTTCAGCACCgtgagagagagaagaaaaaaatcctgGAGTCGTCCATGATTTGTGaacaaaattcaattttcctcattcatttttaagatttaatcCTCTGTCACTGTAAAGGGTTTGTCAGGGGATGACGATGTAAAATAAGCAAGCACATGATTTTGCATTTTGTTGAACACTCCCCTTCCTTTGTGTTGAATGTTCAACAGTAGTCGCAGTGAGCATAGTGCAAGTTGTgcacatgtattttattgtgtgGCCGAGTCAAAGGGGGGCGAGACATAAAGTGGGGGTTGAGCCTGTCCAGTGTCGTTGGTGGCCCACTTATCATAACTCCGCCCCCAGCCCGCCTCCTCCCATGAGGGCGGCGCTTTATATTGCCCAAAAACTCCTCCTGGCTGGCGCCTTTTTTCTTTATCTGCTGGAGAGGAGACGCACATGCTATTTTTTAGGACCACGTTGGAATGAAGAAACCGCTTAACCTGCTGGTAAGATAAACGCGTCGTGTATAAatgaaaaaagggggggggaaaaaacaacctttCCTCAATGCTGAGTTCCTTTAAAAGCTCCAGCTTGGATTTAAAGGGGGCggactgtgtgtttgtgtgtcgatTCAACACGACGCTTTGCAGCTCGGTGCAAGGGCTCTTTAACCGGGAATAAGCACCGGGCTTAAAGGGGATATTTCGCTGTGTAATTCGGACTGGAGGTTAAACTTGGGCGGCAGAGGTGAGTGCGCATTTTGCATGCAACTATGCACGCTCACAACGATTTGCGAATACTCGAAATGTCGCTCGAGCTCCAGCGAGACGAGGAAGAAATACTTTCAATGAGAAGCGCTCCATTGTTGCTGTCGGCCCGCCGCAAAACACGACGCTCACCTCGCTAGTAGCTAACTTTCGGCCTCGTTTGTATCCCTTTAttgatgtattatttatatttgcGCGTCAATATGATGAAGGTACACTAGGAAAACCACACACAGGGCTTCCCTCGGGtattatgtgcatgtgtgtgccagCGGGGTGCATGCATGCTTGCATGGGCCTCAGGATGCGGTCGCTACTCGAATGCAATGGTGAGGCCTGCGGCTCATGGCTGCACCATGCAAACCGGTTCGACACCGCGAGGCGGGTTGCGCATTGGTGCACGCACCATACCGAAATAGCGCCACATGGACGCGTTGGTTTAAGAGCTGCGTCGTGGTtttgcgcctttttttttttgccccccctacccccccccccccctccctcctccacgacccatccccccaccccccatttaAGTGAGCTCAGCGCGTTGTCTTGCAAGTGACTCTGACCAGTTGTGGATTTTTACTTCCCAGGTGTGAATAGTAAACATGAGCGACAAGGGGACAGTGGCACCTAAGGAGACGGCAGAGAAAAGGGGGCGTGGAAGGCCACGCAAGCTTCCTCAGGTACGGGGGGAAAagaactttttttgtgaaaggTGCATCAAGTATGAATGACTCGACAGTTTTGGTAATGTGGTCCTATTTGCTCAACTGTGTCGCAGCATTGCGCCACTATACTGTGTAAAGTTAGTGGCACCTTTCAATGCGagtcttttattttgttgctgcTAGCTCACAGGTAAGAGACCCAATTTGTATGTTTGCTTCAGCCATGATTAATGGGAGGTGtagaacaccccccccccctcccccccatcaACGGACTTCCTGCGTTTTTCAGGAACTTGTAACCCAACACCCCCAAAACCGGTTTTAACCCTCTCAGAGCCCACCTCCACTCCTTATGCAATGGCTGCCATGGCAAGGTTGAGAGTAGCTCGTGTGGCTGTCACGCTGCACAGTGTATTGAATTGCTTTTTGGCGAAGAGCTGCAGTAGTAAACAAACTAGAAATCCAATCGGGAGATGATTCTACGTAACCTTGTTAACAAGTCTCACAAGAATATAAGTGTAGATGAAAGAGATTTTGTGTTATGTATTGTTGCACAATTCCATTCATTGGCACATTTTGCAGTGCAGGAATGTTTAGGTGTGTCTGTGTTTAAGTAAATTGTGTGCAACTCATTTATTACTCGCTCACTTCTCCTTTCCGTTTGGTTTCAGCAGCAGGATCTTGATTCTCAGGAGGCCAGCGGATCCCCGACTGCAAAGAGGGCCAGAGGACGACCCAGGGGCAGCAAAAACAAGCCCGCCAGCAAGGGCAAAGTAAGTCCGCGATGTCTTCACGCGGCAAAGGATTGACTTGGGTGGCTACTTTGAGCTTAAACGGCAACTCGGCTCTCAAATCAGAGTCTTGCTCCACCCCCCTCACTGATATTTGAAAACGGCGCTCAAAGGAGGCGTTTCCTGGAGGACCGTTGGGCTTGCGAGTGGGGAGGGGTTTGGGTGTGGCCTGGCTGTGGTTGACAGCAGCAGTGAAAATAATTTCTGTACTACGACAAAGCTATGCTAAATAAACCAACCAAAATGCTATGCTAATAAATCGCTAACCTGAAAATCGATGTGAAGATGTTCGCAAACTCGCTAAGGAGGCGTGTAAGAGATTGATCCTGTGGGTGGCAGAGCACGTCAGTTTCACAGAAGGAATGTCTGTAGTccaaacaaattgtttttatcCCATAGCCACACAGATTTTTGACGCTAATTCAAGCTTCCAACAAACGTgcactaaaatgtaaaaataacgaCCAGGACACGTAGCCAGTATTAGTAGATGCCCATTTATACAGAtcgtcaaccaaaaaaaaaaaaaaaagttgatttggtGTTGAGTCTACCCATGAATTCTGTTTTTAGACTATTTCGTGTCATTATAACCCCTGTCAAGGATGCCTCTCATTTCCTTGTGGAATGTTTGCTGTGACTGTCAAAAATCATCATGCGCGGCTTTCCGATTGTAAATACCGTTTTCTTTCCAGGAAGTACAGAGCGATGCTCGCAATGTACTTCCTGTCCTTCCGTAACCTGCGGCGTGTCATGCAAAGGGCTGCACTAAGTGTTTCCACACTGACACCAAACACCCCAccgcccccccacccaccccgcaCACAGTCCTAGTTCTTCTCAGCCTGTTGTCTCCATAGCAACAGCTGATTTTCTCCCTCGCCCTGAACCCTCTAACTCCCCCGTGTGCATTGTCCTCACTTGCTACTGTACGTGTGAGGGAAGGCAAACACTCGTGCGCGCGTTTGTGATGTAGGGTTAGCGCGGACGGCCAAGTGGCCGAGGGTTTATGTCTATGCTCACTTCCACCAGCTGTCTCTGAGCCTCGGACCAGGTGGCATGCGAACTGGAGTGCCCTGTGTGCAGTTCCTGTTGGCCTTCCAGATAATAGCCAATGAACCCAGTGCCCCTTGTCCAAATCTGTTTGAAcagactctgctgccacctgcaggcAGCCAGAAGTAAAACACATTATTGAGCATGGCAAACCcaagcagtggttctcaaccccggccctcgagtacccctatccagcctgttttctcagccaacacagctgaggatcgttatcagtcttcatgcagagcttggtgatgagctgatcatttgaaccacctgtgttggctgttggagacatggaaaaccggCCGTATCGGGGTACTTGACAGTTGCTGAGAACCACTGCCCTAGAACATAGAACCCTTTATACAAGGCATCTTAATTTTGATATTGTAAACCATAATATGTGGTGGATATATTTAGCATAATGGTAACGAAATTAAACTTTTGTACAGCACTGTaaataatcactttttttttttttttttttttgccaccccCAAGAAAAAGGCAGAAGCTGCTCCTGGTGCAAAACGCAGAGGAAGACCCAAGAAGGTAAGAATCTTTCTGTCCTATCTGAATTAGAATTTGTATGGTGATTTCAGGGCACAATATTTTCCACACATGCAAAATACTGCAAAATTCATCAGTTTTTATTCCAACTATTTGACTTTGTGCTGCTTGTATTGAATTTGGCTGGGTGATCTAATGAAAGCAGCAAAGTCTAAATTTTGACTTTCTGACTTGATATGGTGAAAGAGGTTAAAGGTCAGTCACATCCCTCATGTAGTTAGCAACCAAACGCTGATATTGGGCAATTCTCAGTCAACTAGAAAAGTGACGGATCTCGTTAGGCTTCTTCATACAAGATCCCAAATTTCTTATCATTTTTTATGATTCTACTTGGAACccagaaaaaaagtattagtTTAGCTTTCCCCCCAAtccaaaattagcattttttttgtagtttatttcCGATAAACCACCATTCAAGCTTTTCCGTTTGCTGCAGCTATGTAAAAGTTAAAAGGAAGTTGATGTGGTTTCGTAGTAAAAAATGTTGCGTTCACAAATAGTTGTGGCTGTTCTCGGACTGCCGCCTGGATCACATTAGTCACGTGGAGCACTGACCCGTAGTTACCCCGCCACTTATTTTTATGAATGAACACAGCCAGTTGGGAGTGAGTGAAGGAAGCCGGATGCCTCCATGTGACTCATCAGTCCACCACGATGAGTCACTGACCCTTCCCCTGGTCGTCTTCATGCCACAGTGCTTTGTCAAGATTTTAGAGTAACATTGATCCTCTCTCAAGCCCAAGAAAAACTTGTTGCGACTTGAGTCagcattcttttttattttattttatttttttctccatctcatTGTAGGAGAAGGAAGAGAAAGCATCACAGGAGTCTTCGGagcaggaagaagaggaggaggaagaggatgaggacCAGTAATACACAACGCATGCTACCTCACTCAACATACTGACTTACTGTTAACCATAACTGGACTGTATCTCCAACACCAGTGCCACTTTCATGACCACTGTTCTCGACAGGGCCCTCGGCTCAGCGAGGGCTAACACAGTACATTTCTCATGCAACAGCACTGGATAAAACGCTGGACCTTGTGCAAAGTAGTGagtggaaaatgaagcttcatgaaccacttaatagatatatattttttactcctctagatggtgctgttGATTTAATGATATAtgctagtgcaatggaaaatgatcacatttccactgtatctttaaaccaagaacACCATCTAGAGGatgaatcaaaaaaaaaaaaaaaaaaaaaaaaagttgcaagtgtgtcatgaagcttcattttcgcaTCACTATCGCTCCAAGTATCACATGACAGCCGACAGCCCTTTTCTCTATGTCCTGATATCACAAGTCTTTTTGTACTGGAGAAGGTGGGCTTCTAGGGGCCGAgtgtattttcttttctgctgaaAGAcagttcagtctttttttttcttctttttttttctatttacgcTACGCTACGCTATGGTAGGGCGTGTCGTTTCTCTGTTCTGTACACAACAAAGGTGATTTTTACCAATACCCGTGTTAGTGTGATGTGGTTTAACCTATCCTTCGCATTGTACGCTAGATGGAATTGAGCTTCGTTGTTTAGGATGAGACTAGGTGGTATATACTATACATCCCCCCGCCCCATCCTGATGTCGCCTCTCACAAGTAGAAAACGTCCCGCTCATGTGGGACATTTTAGGTTTTA is a genomic window of Festucalex cinctus isolate MCC-2025b chromosome 2, RoL_Fcin_1.0, whole genome shotgun sequence containing:
- the hmga1a gene encoding high mobility group AT-hook 1a isoform X2, whose protein sequence is MSDKGTVAPKETAEKRGRGRPRKLPQQDLDSQEASGSPTAKRARGRPRGSKNKPASKGKKKAEAAPGAKRRGRPKKEKEEKASQESSEQEEEEEEEDEDQ
- the hmga1a gene encoding high mobility group AT-hook 1a isoform X1; this encodes MSDKGTVAPKETAEKRGRGRPRKLPQQQDLDSQEASGSPTAKRARGRPRGSKNKPASKGKKKAEAAPGAKRRGRPKKEKEEKASQESSEQEEEEEEEDEDQ